A stretch of the Solanum dulcamara chromosome 6, daSolDulc1.2, whole genome shotgun sequence genome encodes the following:
- the LOC129892400 gene encoding 1-aminocyclopropane-1-carboxylate oxidase 4, with product MENFPIINLEKLNGAERSNTKEMIKDACENWGFFELVNHGIPHEVMDTVEKLTKGHYKKCMEQRFKELVASKGLEAVQAEVTDLDWESTFFLRHLPVSNISQVPDLDDEYREVMRDFAKRLEKLAEELLDLLCENLGLEKGYLKKAFYGSKGPNFGTKVSNYPPCPKPDLIKGLRAHTDAGGIILLFQDDKVSGLQLLKDGKWIDVPPMRHSIVVNLGDQLEVITNGKYKSVMHRVIAQTNGTRMSLASFYNPGNDAVIYPAPALIEKEAEESKQVYPRFVFDDYMKLYAGLKFQAKEPRFEAMKAMEANVELVDPIASA from the exons ATGGAGAACTTCCCAATTATCAACTTGGAAAAGCTCAATGGAGCTGAGAGATCCAACACCAAGGAAATGATCAAAGATGCATGTGAGAACTGGGGCTTCTTTGAG TTGGTGAACCATGGTATTCCACATGAAGTAATGGACACTGTGGAAAAATTAACAAAGGGACATTACAAGAAGTGCATGGAACAGAGATTCAAAGAATTGGTGGCAAGCAAGGGTCTTGAAGCTGTACAAGCTGAAGTTACTGATTTGGATTGGGAAAGCACTTTCTTCTTGCGCCATCTTCCTGTTTCTAACATCTCTCAAGTACCCGATCTTGACGACGAATACAG AGAGGTCATGAGAGATTTTGCTAAAAGATTGGAGAAGTTGGCAGAGGAGTTACTAGACTTGCTCTGTGAAAATCTTGGACTTGAAAAGGGTTACTTGAAAAAGGCCTTTTATGGATCAAAAGGTCCCAATTTTGGGACTAAAGTTAGCAATTATCCACCATGTCCCAAGCCTGATTTGATTAAAGGACTCCGCGCTCACACAGACGCTGGTGGCATCATACTTCTCTTCCAAGATGACAAAGTGAGTGGCCTTCAACTCCTCAAAGACGGAAAATGGATCGATGTTCCTCCCATGCGCCACTCTATTGTGGTTAACCTAGGGGACCAACTTGAG GTGATCACCAATGGGAAATACAAGAGTGTAATGCACAGAGTGATTGCACAAACAAATGGAACTCGGATGTCACTTGCCTCATTTTATAATCCAGGAAACGACGCAGTAATCTATCCAGCACCAGCTCTAATTGAGAAAGAGGCAGAGGAAAGCAAGCAAGTTTACCCGAGGTTCGTGTTTGATGATTACATGAAGTTATATGCTGGACTCAAGTTTCAGGCAAAAGAGCCAAGATTTGAAGCCATGAAGGCCATGGAAGCTAATGTCGAATTAGTTGATCCAATTGCAAGTGCTTAA
- the LOC129893120 gene encoding probable tyrosine-protein phosphatase DSP4, translated as MKQHATVASTDHTCKTIEIAVVERQHHRSQPLLPLQAIKLSPFPTADDNPYDFEFNYSCADDNGEEFFIPPLNFAMVDNGIFRSGFPDVDNFSFLQTLGLRSIIYLCPEPYPEANMEFLKANDIRLFQFGIKNCKEPFVNIPEEKIREALGVLIDVRNHPVLIHCKRGKHRTGCLVGCLRKLQKWCLTSVFDEYQRFAAAKARVSDQRFMELFDASSFKQQSLPFSCSKRCYER; from the exons ATGAAACAACACGCAACCGTTGCTTCCACAGATCACACGTGTAAAACCATTGAAATCGCCGTCGTCGAGCGGCAACATCACCGTTCTCAGCCGCTTCTTCCGCTACAAGCCATCAAGCTTTCGCCGTTTCCAACTGCCGACGATAATCcctatgattttgaatttaactACAGTTGCGCCGATGACAACGGGGAAGAGTTCTTCATTCCTCCTCTCAACTTCGCTATGGTCGATAATGGCATTTTCCGGTCTGGTTTCCCTGATGTAGATAACTTCTCTTTTCTTCAAACGCTTGGACTACGTTCCATCAT ATACCTGTGTCCAGAGCCATATCCAGAAGCAAACATGGAGTTTCTCAAGGCAAATGATATTCGCTTGTTTCAGTTCGGAATTAAAAATTGCAAA GAACCTTTTGTAAATATTCCAGAAGAGAAAATTCGTGAAGCATTGGGGGTTTTAATTG ATGTTAGAAATCACCCGGTGTTGATCCACTGCAAACGTGGGAAG CACCGAACTGGTTGCCTTGTTGGATGTTTGAGAAAATTGCAGAAGTGGTGCCTAACTTCTGTGTTTGACGAGTACCAGCGTTTTGCTGCTGCCAAAGCAAGAGTGTCAGATCAGAGGTTTATGGAGCTTTTTGATGCATCCAGCTTCAAACAACAGTCATTGCCATTTTCGTGTTCAAAGAG ATGTTATGAGAGGTAG
- the LOC129892684 gene encoding uncharacterized protein LOC129892684 → MISPMIQKDIVSACKIETVKAILEELNGDYFVLLVDESFDVSRKEKMAIVFRYIDKKGFVMERLIDIVHVQDTSVSSLKEAIVNLLAQHSLSPSSVRGQCYDEARNMQVFCNIIDWQLQELNDRFDEVTIDLLHGIACLNPINSFSSFDIKKVMKIAKLYPDDFDESNMSALENQLASYVIDVRDINERFSGLNGLCDLSKRLVQTKKHSTYPLVFRLVKLALLLSVATVSIERSFSAMKFIKNDLRSQMSDDSFSGCLVPYLEKDVFDSISNDAIIKTFQDMKPRRIQL, encoded by the exons ATGATTTCTCCAATGATTCAAAAAGATATTGTGAGTGCGTGTAAAATAGAGACCGTTAAAGCTATTCTGGAGGAATTAAATGGTGATTACTTTGTCTTGCTAGTTGATGAATCCTTTGATGTGTCACGCAAGGAGAAAATGGCTATTGTATTTCGGTATATTGATAAAAAGGGATTTGTGATGGAGCGACTTATTGACATTGTTCATGTTCAAGATACTAGTGTTTCATCTCTAAAGGAGGCAATTGTTAATTTACTTGCTCAACATTCTTTGAGTCCATCAAGTGTGCGTGGACAATGTTATGATGAGGCAAGAAATATGCAAG TCTTTTGCAATATTATTGATTggcaacttcaagaacttaatgATCGTTTTGATGAAGTGACTATCGATTTGCTCCATGGAATTGCTTGCTTAAATCcaattaactcattttcaagttttgaCATCAAAAAAGTAATGAAAATAGCAAAATTATATCCGGATGACTTTGATGAATCTAATATGAGTGCTCTTGAGAATCAACTTGCAAGTTATGTTATTGATGTTCGTGATATTAATGAAAGGTTCTCCGGTCTAAATGGGCTCTGTGATCTTTCCAAAAGATTAGTTCAGACAAAGAAACATTCTACTTATCCTTTGGTATTCCGCTTAGTGAAACTTGCTCTACTTTTATCAGTTGCCACTGTCTCCATTGAAAGATCTTTTTCGGCAATGAAGTTTATCAAAAATGACTTGCGGAGCCAAATGAGTGATGATTCTTTTAGTGGTTGTTTGGTGCCTTATTTAGAAAAAGATGTATTTGATAGTATTTCTAATGATGCTATTATTAAGACATTTCAAGATATGAAACCTCGTAGAATACAATTGTAA